CCGGTGTTTGAAGCGTTAGGCATCGGCCAGCCATATCGAGATATTACAAGAGTGAATTTATGTCAGGAACAAATCGAGGTAAATGCACGTTTTTAGAGCTTGTTTTTCCTCCTATTTCAAACCAAGAAGCTTATTGGTTTAAGGATCAGCCAGCATCTGAATTTATGCGGGCTAGTGATTTTTATATGATTGGCGGAAAGGTTAAATCAAAATTCGTCAATTTATCTGCTTGCGAAGAAACGATGGTTATTAGCTTTGACCTTTGCATTGGTGAAAATGTTGAAGGATCTGGAATAATCGATGTGCCACGCCTAGAAGCTGTCGAGAACTATCAAGGTGATAAATTTGGCATTGGGGCTGGCGAAGAAGCTATTGAAATATTTTATGAGAAGGATGGCGACAATTATCTTATCGAGAGATTTACTCCTGAAAATATTTTATGGCATCGCTCAAGGGAGATTACAGGGCTATCTGGTTTAGATAATTATAAAGATCTCTTCTGTTACGACCTTCTTTATGTCGGAATAGCTAAAAAAGGCGATACGTATGAGCGACTAATTAGAAATGGCCATCATGCGAGATTAGATATACTTGCAAATGAGCCACAGAGATACCCTGGGGCTAGAGTTACCGACGAAATCTTCCTATTTTTATTTCGTTTAGAGCCATTGTTCGTCACTACTTTTGATCCTGACAGTGATATTGACCTCGACTTTGGGTATGACCATAAGAAAATTGTTGCAGACGCAGAGAAGGCATTTGTAAGTCTGCTTCAGCCAAATTACAACACCGTTAAATTTAGCCAATACCCCAAAGGTGCTGATGGTCTGTATGATTCAAAGCTCGATAGATATACATATTCAATCGGGGAAGCTATCACCTTCAATACTCCCCATGGACAGATAAAGGGAGGCAGGGACAGAAACTTAGGCGGATTAACCAACGACGCAGATTTTATTTTTGTAGACAAAGAGTCATCGAAGCTCTTTATATCTGGAAAAGATTTCGGTGAAGATCCAAGTGCCTAACAAGCGCATGTTGTCGGACTGGATTTTCGCTGTGCTACAAACCAGCCGCAAATGCGGGCGTTAGGTAACACAGCATATGCAAGACATAGTTGATTTCATAATTGGGCTTATTGTCGAATTTTTCAGGATGCTGATTTCGGTCATCATCATCCAATTCGTCCTTTTTAATTTAGGACGAATATTTTTTCTTTTAGTCACATTGGGGAAATATCCTAGAGGTAAAAAAGTTGAAGAGCATTCTGCTTGGATCGTAACAACAGGTTTTTTACTTATTGTGGTGGCTTGGTCGTCCCTTGCCATTTACAACAATTTCTTCCTAGTCGAAGCCGCTACCTAACCAAACACTCAAGCGGACTGGGTTATACAGTGTCGGTTCGCGTAAAGGTTTCTACACAATTGAAAGTGACCAAGCCCAGCCCGCTTAGCTTGGTCCGTTATGCATAAAAATGAACGTTACGGATAAGGTTATCGAAATAATCTTGTACCACGCTGGTTCCACAAATGACGAAATAAGTGAAGACACACTAATTGAAGATGGTCTAGGTGTTACTGGTGATGACGCATGGGAGTTAATTGAAGACTTCCAAAACAAATTTGATGTTGATATGAATTCATTCGAATTCTCACTACATTTTGGACCAGAAGCAGGTTTCCACGTAGCAGAAGAATATGGGTATTATCCAGTTTCATTAAAGCATTTAGTTGAAGTTGCAGAAGAACGCAAGTGGAAACTGCCTGTACGCAGTGAAGAGCACTACCTAAAATACCTGAAGGACAAAAGGAAACAACGAATAATATGGCTGGTATTTGTAGTTGGCGCCATTACGCTCTTAATCTCATACGAATTCAGTAGAGGGGCATCTGGTTGCTAAATGCATAACAAGCGCATCAAGATCGTTCGATCTCACTCACTGGGACGCCGCTACTGCGGCGCCCCTTATGTAGGTCGTTAGCTGGAAAAATAAGGTATTCGTTTGAGTATTTGGAGTTCAACGTTTCTTGGGATATCTGCATGGGTACTATTTGGTATTTATAAAACATGCATATCAAATCGATTATTCTGGGATGATCCACAATCTGCTTATCATATAATTGGAACGTACTCTATAGATGCAGCAGGTGTATTTACAATTTTGTCGGCAATTTTTAGCACCATAATTTTTATTAAAAAAAAGAATACAAAACATACCTTAATAAACATAATTATCAGCTATTCCATTTTAGTATATTTATTTGGACCAGTCTTAGCTTACTGTTTTGGATTCGGCTACTAAACCAGCTAACAACTTAATCAACCGGACGGAAAATGCGTCTGCGCTAAATTGAAAAGCAAAACCAAAATTGCGGTGGGTCACGTAAGCTCGCGTCGCCGCCGGTTATCATGAACAGTTATAGAAGACAGGAATGAACAGTGATTCCTACATAGGGATTTCCTGCCAGGAAGATATCTCCCCGCGAATTCATCCAAGAATTCGTCGATATTGTTGGTGCGCCAAATCTGGAGCTTAGAGCCGAATCGCGAGAGATCGGAGTTTACGCGACAATTGAATGGGCCTTGCCAACACTCGTAATTGCTTATCTTTCAAAGCCATATTTTGAAGGTTTTTTACAGGAAGCTGGCAAAGATTACTATCAATTGCTGAAAAAGGGAACTCTCAGACTCTTGGAGCATCTATTCGGATCAAAGCCCGAATCAAGAAGTCAAAGACGATCCCCTTTGTTCTCAACGTTGGCAAAACGAGAAGACGGAAGGTCACTGAAATTCGTTTTCGCCGAAGGCATTTCAGCCAATAAATACGAAATCGCACTTGATCAAATGTAGGCGCTGTTATGGGACAGAATAATCAATTGGGGCGATACTACCCAAGCGCCTGAGCTGGGCAGGTATCCACACACCTACGACAC
This is a stretch of genomic DNA from uncultured Desulfuromonas sp.. It encodes these proteins:
- a CDS encoding DUF1493 family protein, which codes for MNVTDKVIEIILYHAGSTNDEISEDTLIEDGLGVTGDDAWELIEDFQNKFDVDMNSFEFSLHFGPEAGFHVAEEYGYYPVSLKHLVEVAEERKWKLPVRSEEHYLKYLKDKRKQRIIWLVFVVGAITLLISYEFSRGASGC